A DNA window from Theobroma cacao cultivar B97-61/B2 chromosome 5, Criollo_cocoa_genome_V2, whole genome shotgun sequence contains the following coding sequences:
- the LOC18600009 gene encoding uncharacterized protein LOC18600009 isoform X1 codes for MSLFLSHTVLPSTPPLSRHRNAVVYAAVSAPKRKPSPRRKKRQSQQKKDEDNATLSSSNAAVSALEKSLRLTFMEELMQKARSRDVAGVSDVIYDMIAAGLTPGPRSFHGLVVAHVLNGDVEGAMQALRRELGVGVRPLHETLVSMIRLFGSKGLATKGLEVLAALEKLNYDIRQAWIILVEELVRNKYMEDANNVFLKGAKGGLRATNELYDLMIEEDCKVGDHSNALEIAYEMEAAGRMATTFHFNCLLSVQATCGIPEIAFATFENMEYGEEYMKPDTETYNWVIQAYTRAESYDRVQDVAELLGMMVEDHKRVQPNVKTYALLVECFTKYCVVKEAIRHFRALKKFEGGTRVLQNEGNFDDPLSLYLRALCREGRIVELLEALQAMAKDNQPIPPRAMILSRKYRTLVSSWIEPLQEEAELGYEIDYIARYIEEGGLTGERKRWVPRRGKTPLDPDAAGFIYSNPMETSFKQRCLEDWKLHHRKLLKTLQNEGLAALGGASESDYVRVSERLKKIIKGPDQNVLKPKAASKMIVSELKEELEAQGLPIDGTRNVLYQRVQKARRINRSRGRPLWVPPVEEEEEEVDEEVDELISRIKLEEGNTEFWKRRFLGEHLNVDHVKPIDEGESEPADDELDDGDVVEDAAKDIEDEEADEEEEGEQAESQEGDRIKDKEVEAKKPLQMIGVQLLKDSDQTTTRSKKSRRRSSRVSVEDDDDDDWFPEDIFEAFQELRERKVFDVEDMYTIADAWGWTWEKELKNKPPRKWSQEWEVELAIQVMQKVIELGGTPTVGDCAMILRAAIKAPMPSAFLKILQTAHSLGFVFGSPLYDEVISICVDLGELDAAIAIVADLETAGIAVPDQTLDRVISARQTVDTAGGDVSSSSSSSTTSSSSSSTTSSSS; via the exons AtgtccctctttctctctcacacTGTCCTCCCTTCGACTCCCCCTCTCTCCCGCCACCGAAACGCCGTCGTTTACGCTGCTGTATCCGCCCCAAAGCGAAAGCCATCACCCAGAAGGAAGAAGCGCCAATCCCAACAGAAGAAAGACGAAGACAATGCCACTCTCTCTTCCTCGAACGCTGCCGTTTCGGCCCTCGAGAAATCGCTCCGTCTCACCTTCATGGAAGAGCTTATGCAGAAAGCCAGGTCCCGAGACGTCGCCGGCGTCTCCGATGTCATTTACGACATGATCGCCGCCGGCCTCACTCCCGGCCCCAGGTCGTTCCATGGGCTTGTCGTTGCTCACGTACTAAATGGTGATGTTGAAGGCGCG ATGCAAGCATTGAGGAGGGAATTGGGTGTGGGTGTTCGTCCTCTCCATGAAACGCTTGTTTCAATGATTCGTCTATTTGGGTCTAAAGGCCTTGCAACCAAAGGCTTGGAAGTCCTTGCAGCACTGGAAAAGTTAAACTACGATATTcgtcaagcttggattattctTGTTG AGGAGCTTGTTAGGAACAAATATATGGAAGATGCCAACAATGTGTTTTTGAAGGGTGCCAAAGGTGGGCTGAGAGCTACAAATGAGCTGTACGATTTAATGATTGAGGAGGATTGTAAAGTCGGGGATCATTCTAATGCATTAGAAATTGCCTATGAAATGGAGGCTGCTGGACGGATGGCAACaacttttcatttcaattGCCTTCTTAGTGTGCAA GCCACTTGTGGGATACCGGAAATAGCTTTTGCAACATTTGAGAACATGGAATATGGAGAAG AATATATGAAACCTGACACAGAGACATATAATTGGGTGATTCAAGCATATACTAGAGCTGAATCTTATGACAG GGTGCAAGATGTGGCTGAGTTACTTGGGATGATGGTTGAAGACCACAAGCGTGTGCAGCCTAATGTGAAAACCTATGC GCTGTTAGTGGAGTGCTTTACGAAGTACTGTGTTGTAAAGGAAGCTATTCGGCACTTTCGTGCTCTAAAGAAGTTTGAAGGGGGGACAAGAGTGTTGCAAAATGAAGGAAACTTTGATGATCCACTTTCTTTGTATCTTCGAGCATTATGTCGAGAAG GAAGAATTGTTGAATTGCTAGAGGCTTTGCAAGCTATGGCCAAAGATAACCAACCTATTCCTCCAAGAGCTATGATTCTAAGCAGAAAATACCGTACACTAGTTAGCTCATGGATTGAACCTCTACAAGAAGAAGCTGAACTTGGATATGAGATTGATTACATTGCTAG GTACATTGAAGAGGGTGGGCTTACTGGTGAGCGCAAGCGATGGGTGCCTCGGAGGGGAAAAACTCCTCTAGATCCTGATGCTGCTGGATTTATATATTCAAACCCTATGGAAACCTCCTTCAAGCAAAGATGTCTTGAGGACTGGAAGTTGCACCACCGGAAGCTTTTGAAAACCTTGCAGAATGAAGGACTTGCAGCTCTTGGTGGTGCATCTGAATCGGACTATGTGAGAGTCTCGGAGAggttaaagaaaataataaaaggtcCTGACCAGAATGTTTTAAAACCCAAGGCCGCTAGTAAGATGATAGTATCTGAGCTAAAGGAAGAGCTTGAGGCACAAGGTCTACCAATTGACGGAACAAGAAATGTTCTTTACCAGCGTGTGCAAAAAGCGAGGAGAATAAACCGCTCACGTGGTCGGCCTCTTTGGGTTCCTCCTGTGgaggaggaagaggaagag GTTGATGAGGAGGTAGATGAGCTAATTTCACGGATCAAGTTGGAAGAAGGAAATACAGAGTTCTGGAAACGCCGCTTTCTTGGAGAACACTTGAATGTTGATCATGTGAAGCCTATCGATGAGGGTGAATCAGAACCTGCAGATGATGAGCTGGATGATGGCGATGTTGTAGAAGACGCTGCAAAGGAtattgaagatgaagaagcTGATGAAGAGGAGGAAGGAGAACAAGCTGAAAGCCAAGAAGGAGACAGGATTAAGGATAAGGAAGTTGAAGCTAAGAAGCCTCTTCAGATGATTGGGGTTCAATTGTTGAAAGACTCTGACCAAACAACCACTAGATCCAAAAAATCACGAAGAAGGTCTTCTCGAGTTTCAGTAGAG gatgatgatgatgacgaTTGGTTTCCTGAGGATATTTTTGAAGCATTTCAGGAGCTCAGAGAGAGGAAGGTGTTTGATGTAGAAGACATGTACACAATAGCCGATGCTTGGGGTTGGACGTGGGAGAAAGAACTGAAAAATAAACCTCCTCGAAAATGGTCACAGGAATGGGAAGTTGAGTTGGCTATTCAAGTAATGCAGaag GTTATAGAATTGGGTGGAACACCCACTGTTGGGGATTGTGCTATGATTCTGCGTGCAGCTATAAAGGCTCCTATGCCTTCAGccttcttgaagatcttgcaGACGGCACACAGTCTTGGTTTTGTCTTTGGGAG TCCCCTCTATGATGAAGTAATCTCGATATGCGTTGACCTTGGAGAACTAGACGCAGCCATTGCAATTGTTGCAGACCTGGAGACTGCTGGAATTGCAGTCCCTGACCAAACCCTTGACCGGGTTATTTCTGCCAGACAGACAGTTGACACTGCTGGTGGTGATgtgtcatcatcatcatcatcctcaacaacatcatcatcatcatcctcaacaacatcatcatcatcatag
- the LOC18600009 gene encoding uncharacterized protein LOC18600009 isoform X2 yields MMQALRRELGVGVRPLHETLVSMIRLFGSKGLATKGLEVLAALEKLNYDIRQAWIILVEELVRNKYMEDANNVFLKGAKGGLRATNELYDLMIEEDCKVGDHSNALEIAYEMEAAGRMATTFHFNCLLSVQATCGIPEIAFATFENMEYGEEYMKPDTETYNWVIQAYTRAESYDRVQDVAELLGMMVEDHKRVQPNVKTYALLVECFTKYCVVKEAIRHFRALKKFEGGTRVLQNEGNFDDPLSLYLRALCREGRIVELLEALQAMAKDNQPIPPRAMILSRKYRTLVSSWIEPLQEEAELGYEIDYIARYIEEGGLTGERKRWVPRRGKTPLDPDAAGFIYSNPMETSFKQRCLEDWKLHHRKLLKTLQNEGLAALGGASESDYVRVSERLKKIIKGPDQNVLKPKAASKMIVSELKEELEAQGLPIDGTRNVLYQRVQKARRINRSRGRPLWVPPVEEEEEEVDEEVDELISRIKLEEGNTEFWKRRFLGEHLNVDHVKPIDEGESEPADDELDDGDVVEDAAKDIEDEEADEEEEGEQAESQEGDRIKDKEVEAKKPLQMIGVQLLKDSDQTTTRSKKSRRRSSRVSVEDDDDDDWFPEDIFEAFQELRERKVFDVEDMYTIADAWGWTWEKELKNKPPRKWSQEWEVELAIQVMQKVIELGGTPTVGDCAMILRAAIKAPMPSAFLKILQTAHSLGFVFGSPLYDEVISICVDLGELDAAIAIVADLETAGIAVPDQTLDRVISARQTVDTAGGDVSSSSSSSTTSSSSSSTTSSSS; encoded by the exons ATG ATGCAAGCATTGAGGAGGGAATTGGGTGTGGGTGTTCGTCCTCTCCATGAAACGCTTGTTTCAATGATTCGTCTATTTGGGTCTAAAGGCCTTGCAACCAAAGGCTTGGAAGTCCTTGCAGCACTGGAAAAGTTAAACTACGATATTcgtcaagcttggattattctTGTTG AGGAGCTTGTTAGGAACAAATATATGGAAGATGCCAACAATGTGTTTTTGAAGGGTGCCAAAGGTGGGCTGAGAGCTACAAATGAGCTGTACGATTTAATGATTGAGGAGGATTGTAAAGTCGGGGATCATTCTAATGCATTAGAAATTGCCTATGAAATGGAGGCTGCTGGACGGATGGCAACaacttttcatttcaattGCCTTCTTAGTGTGCAA GCCACTTGTGGGATACCGGAAATAGCTTTTGCAACATTTGAGAACATGGAATATGGAGAAG AATATATGAAACCTGACACAGAGACATATAATTGGGTGATTCAAGCATATACTAGAGCTGAATCTTATGACAG GGTGCAAGATGTGGCTGAGTTACTTGGGATGATGGTTGAAGACCACAAGCGTGTGCAGCCTAATGTGAAAACCTATGC GCTGTTAGTGGAGTGCTTTACGAAGTACTGTGTTGTAAAGGAAGCTATTCGGCACTTTCGTGCTCTAAAGAAGTTTGAAGGGGGGACAAGAGTGTTGCAAAATGAAGGAAACTTTGATGATCCACTTTCTTTGTATCTTCGAGCATTATGTCGAGAAG GAAGAATTGTTGAATTGCTAGAGGCTTTGCAAGCTATGGCCAAAGATAACCAACCTATTCCTCCAAGAGCTATGATTCTAAGCAGAAAATACCGTACACTAGTTAGCTCATGGATTGAACCTCTACAAGAAGAAGCTGAACTTGGATATGAGATTGATTACATTGCTAG GTACATTGAAGAGGGTGGGCTTACTGGTGAGCGCAAGCGATGGGTGCCTCGGAGGGGAAAAACTCCTCTAGATCCTGATGCTGCTGGATTTATATATTCAAACCCTATGGAAACCTCCTTCAAGCAAAGATGTCTTGAGGACTGGAAGTTGCACCACCGGAAGCTTTTGAAAACCTTGCAGAATGAAGGACTTGCAGCTCTTGGTGGTGCATCTGAATCGGACTATGTGAGAGTCTCGGAGAggttaaagaaaataataaaaggtcCTGACCAGAATGTTTTAAAACCCAAGGCCGCTAGTAAGATGATAGTATCTGAGCTAAAGGAAGAGCTTGAGGCACAAGGTCTACCAATTGACGGAACAAGAAATGTTCTTTACCAGCGTGTGCAAAAAGCGAGGAGAATAAACCGCTCACGTGGTCGGCCTCTTTGGGTTCCTCCTGTGgaggaggaagaggaagag GTTGATGAGGAGGTAGATGAGCTAATTTCACGGATCAAGTTGGAAGAAGGAAATACAGAGTTCTGGAAACGCCGCTTTCTTGGAGAACACTTGAATGTTGATCATGTGAAGCCTATCGATGAGGGTGAATCAGAACCTGCAGATGATGAGCTGGATGATGGCGATGTTGTAGAAGACGCTGCAAAGGAtattgaagatgaagaagcTGATGAAGAGGAGGAAGGAGAACAAGCTGAAAGCCAAGAAGGAGACAGGATTAAGGATAAGGAAGTTGAAGCTAAGAAGCCTCTTCAGATGATTGGGGTTCAATTGTTGAAAGACTCTGACCAAACAACCACTAGATCCAAAAAATCACGAAGAAGGTCTTCTCGAGTTTCAGTAGAG gatgatgatgatgacgaTTGGTTTCCTGAGGATATTTTTGAAGCATTTCAGGAGCTCAGAGAGAGGAAGGTGTTTGATGTAGAAGACATGTACACAATAGCCGATGCTTGGGGTTGGACGTGGGAGAAAGAACTGAAAAATAAACCTCCTCGAAAATGGTCACAGGAATGGGAAGTTGAGTTGGCTATTCAAGTAATGCAGaag GTTATAGAATTGGGTGGAACACCCACTGTTGGGGATTGTGCTATGATTCTGCGTGCAGCTATAAAGGCTCCTATGCCTTCAGccttcttgaagatcttgcaGACGGCACACAGTCTTGGTTTTGTCTTTGGGAG TCCCCTCTATGATGAAGTAATCTCGATATGCGTTGACCTTGGAGAACTAGACGCAGCCATTGCAATTGTTGCAGACCTGGAGACTGCTGGAATTGCAGTCCCTGACCAAACCCTTGACCGGGTTATTTCTGCCAGACAGACAGTTGACACTGCTGGTGGTGATgtgtcatcatcatcatcatcctcaacaacatcatcatcatcatcctcaacaacatcatcatcatcatag